A region of Cucumis melo cultivar AY chromosome 2, USDA_Cmelo_AY_1.0, whole genome shotgun sequence DNA encodes the following proteins:
- the LOC103502325 gene encoding nucleotide pyrophosphatase/phosphodiesterase-like encodes MADITPIPNLLFITLLLLSIVFPAHTYQVRLDEHQPLSKIDVYKATLALRSTASIRASPLVLGLNGEDTEWVTVKFIHPEPSADDWIAVFSPAKFNASGCPSSNKRVQTPSICSSPIKFNYANYTNRNYVKTGKASLAFQLINQRADFSFALFSGGLSNPKLIAVSNPLSFKNPKAPLFPRLAHGKLWNEMTVTWTSGYDISDATPFVEWGLEGEAQTRSPAGTLTFSRNSMCDAPARTVGWRDPGFFHTSFLQNLWPNAVYTYRMGHRLLSGSYIWSKSYSFKSSPYPGEESLQRVIIFGDMGKGQRDGSNEFSNYQPGALNTTDQLVKDLNNIDIVFHIGDLSYANGYLSEWDQFTAQVEPIASRVPYMVASGNHERDWPNTGSFYSNMDSGGECGVPAETMFYFPAENRAKFWYSTDYGLFRFCIADTEHDWREGSEQYRFIEQCLASADRQKQPWLIFAAHRVLGYSSNDWYASQGSFEEPMGRESLQNLWQKYRVDIAFYGHVHNYERTCPVYQHQCVNAEKTQYSGTMNGTIHVVVGGAGSHLSPFTEEIPKWSIYRDFDYGFVKMTAFNRSSLLFEYKRSSDGKVYDSFTISRDYRDVLACVPDSCQPTTLAA; translated from the exons ATGGCCGACATCACTCCAATCCCAAACCTTTTGTTCATCACTCTCCTTCTCCTCTCTATCGTCTTCCCCGCTCATACTTACCAGGTTCGCCTCGATGAACACCAACCTCTCTCCAAAATTGATGTTTACAAGGCTACTCTTGCACTCCGAAGTACCGCTTCCATTAGAGCCTCGCCGCTTGTTCTTGGCCTCAAT GGCGAGGATACCGAGTGGGTGACTGTAAAGTTTATACATCCTGAACCCTCGGCAGATGATTGGATAGCAGTGTTTTCTCCTGCCAAGTTCAA CGCATCAGGCTGTCCTAGTTCAAATAAAAGGGTTCAAACTCCATCAATCTGCTCAAGCCCAATAAAG TTCAATTATGCAAACTACACAAATCGAAATTATGTGAAGACAGGAAAAGCTTCTTTGGCGTTCCAATTGATCAATCAGCGAGCAGATTTTTCATTTGCTTTGTTTTCAGGAGGTCTCTCCAAT CCAAAACTTATTGCTGTTTCAAATCCCTTATCATTTAAGAATCCAAAAGCACCATTGTTTCCTCGCCTTGCACATGGCAAACTGTGGAATGAA ATGACAGTAACCTGGACAAGCGGGTATGATATAAGTGATGCTACTCCATTTGTCGAATGGGGTCTAGAAGGGGAGGCACAAACAAGATCACCAGCTGGCACACTGACATTTAGTAGGAACAGCATGTGTG ATGCACCTGCACGAACTGTTGGTTGGCGTGATCCTGGTTTCTTTCACACGAGTTTCCTACAGAACTTATGGCCAAACGCCGT GTACACTTACAGAATGGGTCATCGCTTGCTTAGTGGATCATATATTTGGAGCAAGAGCTATTCATTCAAGTCATCACCGTATCCTGGTGAAGAATCATTACAGCGTGTCATTATATTTGGTGATATGGGGAAG GGACAACGTGATGGCTCGAATGAATTTAGCAACTATCAGCCTGGAGCATTGAACACCACCGATCAGCTCGTCAAAGACTTGAACAATATTGACATTGTTTTCCATATCGGAGACCTGTCTTATGCAAATGGGTATCTCTCAGAGTGGGACCAATTTACTGCACAGGTGGAGCCCATTGCATCCAGGGTCCCCTACATGGTTGCAAG TGGTAACCATGAGCGTGACTGGCCAAACACCGGATCCTTCTATTCAAACATGGATTCGGGTGGGGAGTGTGGAGTTCCGGCGGAGACCATGTTCTACTTTCCTGCTGAAAACAGAGCAAAGTTCTG GTATTCAACGGATTATGGATTGTTCCGGTTTTGTATAGCTGATACAGAACATGACTGGCGAGAGGGGTCAGAACAGTACAGATTCATAGAGCAATGCCTTGCATCAGCAGATAGACAAAAACAACCTTGGTTGATATTCGCTGCTCATCGTGTGCTCGGCTACTCTTCCAATGACTGGTATGCATCGCAGGGCTCATTTGAGGAGCCTATGGGAAGGGAAAGCCTTCAGAATCTCTGGCAGAAGTATCGGGTTGATATTGCCTTCTATGGCCATGTCCATAACTACGAAAGAACATGTCCAGTTTATCAG CATCAATGCGTGAACGCGGAAAAAACTCAGTATTCAGGCACAATGAACGGCACGATCCACGTAGTGGTTGGTGGAGCAGGGAGCCACCTATCCCCATTCACCGAAGAGATCCCAAAATGGAGCATTTATAGAGATTTCGATTATGGATTCGTAAAGATGACAGCATTCAACCGCTCCTCTTTGCTCTTCGAGTACAAGAGAAGCAGCGACGGTAAGGTTTATGATTCGTTTACCATTTCAAGGGACTACAGAGACGTCTTGGCCTGTGTTCCCGACAGTTGTCAACCCACAACTTTGGCTGCTTGA
- the LOC103502322 gene encoding F-box protein At1g67340-like yields MISVKRPRTRRNFTADSDLFDVLPDDLLIHLLCRLAASASSPSDLLNLLLTCKRLNRLVLHPLVLSKAGPKAFAVRMQNWCDSSHRFLKRCVDAGNSEASYTLGMIRFYCLRNRGSGASLMAKAAIKSHAPALYSLAVIQFNGSGGSKSDKDLQAGVALCARAAFLGHVDALRELGHCLQDGYGVRQNSDEGRRLLVQANARELATVLLSSSSIWQQQRHNQSGNLPDLTATRCSLLSDFGCNVPAPEPHPVNLFLREWFESEGEVAARGGLRLCSHSGCGRAETRPHEFRRCSVCGTVNYCSRGCQAQDWKVRHKEECTTVQRWRDEDANNADEMFDIVEEVEDANNIVGIV; encoded by the exons ATGATTTCCGTCAAGAGGCCAAGAACACGCCGCAATTTCACCGCAGATTCCGATCTATTCGATGTCTTGCCGGACGATCTCCTTATACATCTCCTCTGTCGCCTTGCCGCCTCCGCCTCCTCCCCTTCTGACCTCCTCAACCTTCTCTTGAC ATGTAAGAGGTTGAATCGCTTGGTTCTTCATCCTTTGGTTTTGTCTAAAGCCGGACCGAAGGCGTTTGCAGTAAGAATGCAAAACTGGTGTGATTCATCTCACCGATTTCTGAAACGCTGCGTCGATGCCGGTAATTCGGAAGCGAGTTACACGCTTGGAATg ATCCGATTTTATTGTTTGAGGAATCGAGGGAGTGGAGCGTCTTTAATGGCGAAAGCAGCGATTAAATCTCACGCCCCGGCGCTATACTCACTCGCCGTCATTCAATTCAACGGCAGCGGTGGCTCTAAAAGCGATAAGGATCTTCAGGCAGGCGTAGCGCTCTGTGCTCGAGCCGcttttctaggccatgtggacGCACTTCGCGAACTCGGCCACTGCCTTCAAGACGGTTACGGTGTGAGACAGAACTCCGACGAAGGCCGCCGCCTCCTCGTCCAAGCCAACGCCCGTGAGCTTGCTACGGTTCTACTCTCCTCCTCGAGTATATGGCAACAACAGCGCCACAACCAATCCGGCAACCTCCCTGATTTGACAGCGACTCGTTGTTCGTTGCTGAGTGATTTCGGTTGTAACGTTCCGGCACCAGAGCCACATCCGGTGAACCTGTTTTTGAGAGAGTGGTTCGAGTCGGAAGGTGAAGTGGCGGCGCGTGGGGGTCTGAGACTTTGTTCGCACAGTGGATGCGGTCGAGCGGAGACTCGGCCGCACGAGTTCCGACGGTGCTCAGTTTGTGGGACAGTAAATTACTGTTCAAGAGGATGCCAAGCGCAGGATTGGAAAGTCCGGCATAAAGAGGAGTGTACGACGGTTCAGCGGTGGCGGGATGAGGATGCTAACAATGCCGACGAGATGTTTGATATTGTAGAAGAGGTTGAGGACGCCAACAATATCGTGGGTATTGTATAA